In the genome of Polaribacter atrinae, one region contains:
- a CDS encoding lysoplasmalogenase, translating to MTNNHNKTLSASAFFLIIAALHILGLLFNDFLSFVTKPFIAISLVMVYLSAVNKASFWFVSALFFSFWGDLFLLLEAEFFMFGLVSFLMAHIFYIKISAGYLKKISFIKIITASIPFIIVFGGVVFLINERLGEMLFPVIMYGVVICSFGTLALLNYLQEKSTENLWFFLGAVFFILSDTLLAINKFYEANEMFGISIMITYIVAQFLICKAMIGKSNRVLNS from the coding sequence ATGACAAACAACCACAACAAAACATTATCGGCATCAGCATTTTTTTTAATAATTGCTGCATTGCATATTTTAGGGCTATTATTTAATGATTTTTTATCTTTTGTAACAAAACCTTTTATCGCTATTTCTTTAGTGATGGTGTATTTGTCTGCTGTAAATAAAGCTAGCTTTTGGTTTGTTTCGGCATTGTTTTTTTCTTTTTGGGGAGACCTTTTCTTGCTCTTAGAAGCAGAGTTTTTTATGTTTGGATTGGTTTCTTTTTTAATGGCTCATATTTTTTATATTAAAATATCAGCAGGTTATTTAAAAAAAATAAGTTTCATTAAAATAATAACAGCTTCCATTCCGTTTATAATTGTTTTTGGAGGTGTTGTTTTTTTGATTAATGAGCGATTAGGAGAAATGCTATTTCCAGTAATTATGTATGGAGTTGTTATTTGCTCTTTTGGTACCCTTGCATTGTTAAATTATCTTCAAGAAAAGAGTACAGAGAATTTATGGTTTTTTTTAGGAGCCGTATTTTTTATACTATCAGATACTTTATTAGCTATTAACAAGTTTTATGAAGCTAATGAAATGTTTGGTATCAGTATAATGATTACCTATATTGTAGCGCAATTTTTAATATGCAAAGCAATGATTGGTAAAAGTAACCGTGTTTTAAATAGTTAA
- a CDS encoding esterase-like activity of phytase family protein, whose product MRKLFLLIVIFSFLLSCTSEKKTKLNFLDEFVLADSISFQNTIIGGLSGVDYANGAYYFVVDDARNPRFVKAEIKINKNKIDAVDFKNVVLLNDSTTAFYKENALDLESIFVDETTDEVHFVSEGSIYKDKSPTIFKTDINGKFIEAYELPKSLSENKNIKHNAVFEGSSKSIDGKGFWVAMEGPLKTDGEDPTFTKKSSPIRITYFDKISKKPIKQFAYQLEHITKPSKGDINLNGLTSILEYKENHFFIIERTYQSGYGSHGNIVRIFDAVIKEETTNVLNMDSLKEAAFIPLEKRLLLNFEEVDSKLTDSIIDNIEGITFGPKLVNGNQSLLLVADDNFQVYGRQLNQFILFEITQE is encoded by the coding sequence ATGAGAAAGCTCTTTTTACTAATTGTCATATTCAGTTTTTTGTTGTCTTGTACAAGTGAAAAAAAAACAAAACTTAATTTTTTAGACGAATTTGTTTTAGCAGATTCAATATCATTTCAAAACACAATTATTGGTGGTTTGTCTGGTGTAGATTATGCAAACGGAGCTTATTATTTTGTGGTGGATGATGCAAGAAATCCTCGGTTTGTAAAAGCAGAAATTAAGATCAATAAAAATAAAATTGATGCTGTAGATTTTAAAAATGTAGTTTTATTAAATGACAGTACAACTGCTTTTTATAAAGAAAATGCCTTAGATTTAGAATCGATATTTGTAGATGAAACTACAGATGAGGTTCATTTTGTAAGTGAAGGATCTATTTATAAAGATAAAAGTCCGACTATTTTTAAAACAGATATAAACGGAAAGTTTATAGAAGCCTACGAACTGCCTAAAAGTTTAAGTGAAAATAAAAATATAAAACACAATGCTGTTTTTGAAGGTTCTTCTAAAAGTATTGATGGCAAAGGATTTTGGGTTGCCATGGAAGGACCTTTAAAAACGGATGGAGAAGATCCTACTTTTACAAAAAAGTCATCACCAATTAGAATTACTTATTTTGATAAAATATCTAAAAAACCAATAAAACAGTTTGCATATCAATTAGAACATATTACAAAACCATCCAAAGGAGATATCAATTTAAATGGACTTACTTCAATTTTAGAATACAAAGAAAATCACTTTTTTATTATTGAAAGAACGTACCAAAGTGGTTATGGATCTCATGGGAATATTGTAAGAATTTTTGACGCTGTTATTAAGGAAGAAACTACCAATGTTTTAAATATGGATTCTTTAAAAGAAGCAGCTTTTATTCCGCTTGAAAAGCGCTTGTTATTAAATTTTGAAGAAGTTGATAGTAAATTAACGGATAGTATTATAGATAATATAGAGGGGATTACATTTGGTCCTAAATTAGTCAACGGAAATCAATCTTTACTATTGGTTGCTGATGATAATTTTCAGGTGTATGGTAGACAATTAAATCAATTTATTTTATTCGAAATTACACAAGAATAA
- a CDS encoding DUF6913 domain-containing protein: MNFLKLKEARIKKKFDKNIKQVSEHRIVYQKEIKSVGILTTEIISSKIDLQAKIETVLGVRNVKIYSFKKKDKIKDTSFKYFTQKDINWSGVYIEPSFKSFLDEPFDLLIGYFKEANLYLENAVLQSNATFKAGFSEVNSKLYELEISENTEQVEAFLLELKKYLQILKKLKN, translated from the coding sequence ATGAATTTTTTGAAGTTAAAAGAAGCTAGAATCAAAAAAAAGTTTGATAAAAACATCAAGCAAGTGTCAGAACACAGAATTGTTTATCAAAAGGAAATTAAATCTGTAGGTATTTTAACAACAGAAATTATTTCTTCGAAGATAGATTTGCAAGCAAAAATAGAAACAGTTCTTGGAGTTAGAAATGTTAAGATCTATAGTTTTAAGAAAAAGGATAAAATAAAAGATACTTCCTTTAAATATTTTACACAAAAAGATATCAATTGGAGTGGCGTGTATATTGAACCTAGTTTTAAAAGTTTTTTAGACGAACCTTTCGATTTATTAATAGGTTATTTTAAGGAAGCTAATTTGTATTTAGAAAATGCTGTTTTGCAGTCTAATGCCACATTTAAAGCAGGTTTTTCTGAAGTTAACTCTAAATTGTACGAATTAGAAATTTCTGAAAACACAGAACAAGTAGAAGCATTTTTATTAGAGCTAAAAAAATACCTTCAAATTCTTAAAAAACTAAAAAATTAA
- the dapA gene encoding 4-hydroxy-tetrahydrodipicolinate synthase → MQKFIGTGVALITPFKEDLSVDFDALVQLVNFNIENGTDYLVINGTTAESATITKEEKQEIINVIIKTNNKRLPLVLGVGGNNTALVIEELQTRDFTGIDGILSVAPYYSKPTQEGFYQHFKAIAQATDLPIILYNVPGRTAKNMEPATTIRLANDFANVVAVKEAGNNQQQYYTLLKDKPADFLIISGDDDMALGVALAGGSGVISVIGQAFPKEFSTMINHGLQGNNIEGYAIHYKMMDIIDYIFEENNPAGIKTVLEELGICKKDVRLPLVHTSAELQSKIAKFVANFK, encoded by the coding sequence ATGCAGAAATTTATTGGAACTGGAGTTGCGTTGATAACACCTTTTAAAGAAGATTTAAGTGTAGATTTTGATGCACTTGTACAATTGGTGAATTTTAACATCGAGAACGGAACAGATTATTTAGTAATTAATGGTACAACAGCAGAAAGTGCAACCATTACTAAAGAAGAAAAACAAGAAATAATTAATGTTATTATTAAGACAAACAATAAACGTTTGCCGTTAGTTTTAGGAGTTGGAGGTAATAATACTGCTTTAGTTATAGAAGAATTACAAACAAGAGATTTTACAGGAATAGATGGTATTCTATCTGTTGCACCTTATTATAGTAAGCCCACGCAAGAAGGTTTTTATCAGCATTTTAAAGCCATTGCACAAGCTACAGATTTACCTATTATTTTATACAACGTTCCTGGTAGAACGGCAAAAAATATGGAGCCAGCAACTACTATACGTTTGGCAAATGATTTTGCAAATGTTGTGGCTGTTAAAGAAGCAGGAAATAACCAACAACAGTATTATACATTGTTAAAAGACAAACCAGCAGATTTTTTAATTATTTCTGGTGATGATGATATGGCTTTAGGAGTTGCTTTAGCGGGTGGTTCTGGAGTGATTTCTGTAATAGGACAAGCTTTTCCTAAAGAGTTTTCTACCATGATAAACCATGGTTTACAAGGAAATAATATAGAAGGTTATGCCATTCATTATAAAATGATGGATATTATTGATTATATTTTTGAAGAAAATAATCCTGCAGGTATAAAAACAGTTTTAGAAGAGTTAGGTATCTGTAAAAAAGACGTTCGTTTACCTTTAGTGCATACAAGTGCAGAACTTCAATCTAAAATTGCTAAATTTGTAGCGAACTTTAAATAG
- a CDS encoding ferritin — MLSPIIEKALNEQIRVEAQSSQIYLSMASWAEVLGFEGVAQFMYAHSDEERMHMLKLVKFVNERGGHAKVSALDAPPVEFGAFKEMFQELFNHEVHVSACINDLIDICLQEKDYATHNFLQWYVSEQIEEEALARNILDKIKLIGDDKGGFYLFDNDIKQLITAVPPVQQ, encoded by the coding sequence ATGTTATCACCAATTATTGAAAAAGCATTAAACGAACAGATAAGAGTAGAGGCACAGTCTTCCCAAATATATTTGTCAATGGCTTCTTGGGCAGAAGTTTTAGGTTTTGAAGGCGTTGCACAGTTTATGTACGCACATTCAGACGAAGAAAGAATGCACATGTTAAAGTTGGTGAAGTTTGTAAATGAACGTGGTGGACATGCAAAAGTATCTGCATTAGATGCACCTCCGGTAGAATTTGGTGCATTTAAAGAAATGTTTCAAGAATTATTTAACCATGAAGTACATGTGTCTGCTTGTATTAATGATTTAATTGATATTTGTTTACAAGAAAAAGATTATGCAACTCACAATTTCTTACAATGGTACGTTTCTGAGCAAATTGAAGAAGAAGCATTGGCAAGAAATATCTTAGATAAAATAAAGTTAATTGGTGATGATAAAGGTGGTTTTTATCTGTTTGATAACGATATTAAGCAATTAATTACTGCAGTGCCACCTGTGCAACAATAA
- a CDS encoding outer membrane protein assembly factor BamD produces the protein MQKIKNLACLLMFSLVLFSCGEYQKVLNKGTTEEQYKMAVKLYESNKFSKALRLFEKITPTYRGKPQMERIQFMVAQSNFNEKNYSMSGYYFDRFAKNYPKSSKLEEAAFLSAYSYKLASPRFSLDPKETNKALDAFQGFINTYPDSDKIEEANLHYKELRYKLQKKYFEIAKTYYRTAEYDLRNYKAAIQAFDNLLADYLGSEFKEEALYYRLKAAHDFVLKSYDRRKLERIKDAIDAYDKLKRNYPESQFMEDSNKMLATLQNEQVRIDALIAKQVEVQNSKKK, from the coding sequence ATGCAAAAAATTAAAAATTTAGCGTGTTTATTGATGTTCTCACTTGTATTATTTTCATGTGGTGAATATCAAAAAGTATTAAACAAAGGTACTACAGAAGAGCAGTATAAAATGGCTGTGAAATTGTACGAAAGTAATAAGTTTAGTAAAGCTTTACGTTTGTTTGAGAAAATTACACCAACCTATAGAGGGAAACCACAAATGGAACGTATCCAGTTTATGGTAGCGCAATCTAATTTTAACGAGAAAAATTACAGCATGTCTGGTTATTATTTTGATCGTTTTGCAAAAAATTACCCTAAAAGTTCTAAGCTAGAAGAAGCAGCTTTTTTATCAGCTTATAGCTATAAATTGGCTTCTCCACGTTTTAGTTTAGATCCAAAGGAAACAAATAAGGCGCTGGATGCTTTTCAAGGTTTTATAAATACATACCCAGATTCAGATAAGATTGAAGAAGCGAATCTACATTATAAAGAATTAAGATATAAGCTTCAGAAAAAATATTTCGAAATTGCTAAGACGTACTATAGAACAGCAGAGTATGATTTAAGAAACTATAAAGCAGCAATACAAGCTTTTGATAATTTATTAGCAGACTATTTAGGTTCTGAGTTTAAAGAAGAAGCATTGTATTATAGGTTAAAAGCAGCACATGATTTTGTTTTAAAAAGTTATGACAGAAGAAAACTTGAACGTATAAAGGATGCTATTGATGCATACGATAAATTAAAAAGAAATTACCCAGAATCTCAGTTTATGGAAGATTCAAACAAAATGTTAGCAACCTTACAAAATGAACAAGTAAGAATTGATGCATTGATTGCAAAACAAGTTGAAGTTCAAAATTCAAAAAAGAAATAA
- a CDS encoding DNA-directed RNA polymerase subunit omega has protein sequence MDYKDTKAPLSTITYNKNEIEAPTQNIYEAISIIAKRANQINGDLKKELVDKLEEFATYNDSLEEVFENKEQIEVSKFYERLPKPTAMAVEEWLNGKVYFRTPEAE, from the coding sequence ATGGATTATAAAGACACAAAGGCACCTTTAAGTACTATTACTTATAATAAGAATGAAATAGAAGCTCCTACACAAAATATTTATGAAGCTATTTCTATTATTGCCAAAAGAGCAAATCAAATCAACGGAGATTTAAAGAAAGAATTGGTTGATAAATTAGAAGAGTTTGCTACTTATAACGATAGTTTAGAAGAAGTTTTTGAAAATAAAGAGCAAATAGAAGTTTCTAAATTTTACGAAAGATTACCAAAACCAACTGCTATGGCTGTTGAAGAGTGGTTAAACGGAAAAGTATATTTTAGAACTCCAGAAGCAGAATAA
- the coaBC gene encoding bifunctional phosphopantothenoylcysteine decarboxylase/phosphopantothenate--cysteine ligase CoaBC, with protein MSVLSGKKILLGITAGIAAYKTASLVRLFIKLGAEVKVIMTPASKDFITPLTLSTLSKNPVHSTFYDKEDAENEMWNNHVDLGLWADYMVVAPATANTMSKMTNGTCDNLLLAVYLSAKCPIYFAPAMDLDMYIHPSTKESLQKLKSFGNTIIPATSGELASGLVGEGRMAEPEDIVSFIENDILSKLPLKGKKLLLTAGPTYEAIDPVRFIGNHSSGKMGFAIAEAAANLGAEVFLISGPSHQKIQHSLVHRVNVISADEMYNAAHKYFKEVDIAILAAAVADYRPKNVATQKIKKTTSALEIELEPTKDILASLGEIKENQFLVGFALETNNELENAKGKLKRKNLDAIILNSLQDKGAGFATDTNKITIIDKDLTEKSFELKSKVEVAKDIINEIVKNIS; from the coding sequence ATGTCTGTTTTAAGTGGTAAAAAAATTCTGTTAGGAATTACTGCTGGAATTGCGGCATACAAAACGGCTAGTTTAGTTCGTTTATTTATAAAATTAGGCGCAGAGGTCAAAGTTATTATGACTCCTGCGTCTAAAGATTTTATAACACCTCTTACACTTTCCACGCTTTCTAAGAATCCTGTTCATTCTACGTTTTACGACAAAGAAGATGCAGAAAATGAAATGTGGAATAATCATGTAGATTTGGGGCTTTGGGCAGATTATATGGTAGTTGCTCCTGCAACTGCAAATACCATGTCTAAAATGACAAATGGTACTTGCGATAATTTATTATTGGCAGTCTATTTATCGGCAAAATGTCCTATTTATTTTGCCCCTGCAATGGATTTGGATATGTACATCCATCCATCAACCAAAGAAAGTTTACAGAAATTAAAATCTTTTGGAAACACAATTATACCTGCAACTTCTGGTGAGTTGGCAAGTGGTTTAGTTGGTGAAGGTAGAATGGCAGAGCCAGAAGATATTGTGTCATTTATAGAAAATGATATTCTATCAAAATTACCTTTAAAAGGAAAAAAACTGTTATTAACTGCAGGACCAACTTATGAAGCTATAGATCCTGTTCGTTTTATAGGCAATCATTCTTCAGGTAAAATGGGGTTTGCAATTGCAGAAGCAGCAGCTAATTTAGGTGCAGAGGTTTTTTTAATTTCTGGTCCAAGTCATCAAAAAATACAACATTCTCTAGTACATAGAGTAAATGTTATTTCTGCTGATGAAATGTACAACGCAGCCCACAAATATTTTAAAGAAGTAGATATTGCTATTCTTGCAGCTGCGGTTGCAGACTATAGACCCAAAAATGTAGCAACTCAGAAAATAAAAAAGACAACTTCTGCGTTAGAGATTGAGTTAGAACCAACAAAAGATATTTTAGCATCTTTAGGTGAAATTAAAGAAAATCAATTTTTAGTAGGTTTTGCTTTAGAAACTAATAATGAGTTAGAAAATGCAAAAGGAAAATTAAAGCGTAAGAATTTAGATGCTATTATTTTAAATTCTTTACAAGATAAAGGCGCTGGTTTTGCAACAGACACAAATAAAATTACTATTATTGATAAAGATTTGACTGAGAAATCATTCGAATTAAAATCTAAAGTGGAAGTTGCCAAAGATATTATCAATGAAATTGTAAAAAATATTTCTTAA
- a CDS encoding DUF4835 family protein, whose protein sequence is MRKLIFFFLLLFSVSVLKAQELNCLVTVNYNQVQGSNTQVFKTLEKSLSEFVNQTKWTNNEVKPEERIDCAFTIIITSRDANNFNATLQVQSTRPVFGSTYATPVLNLKDNDFNFKYNEFDPLIYNKNAYDSNLVSTIVFYANIVLGADGDTFKRNGGEASFKEAENVMLQAQQSGIASWQNVVGKQNRFLLIDSFLSPKLSAYRTASYTYHRRGLDEFSLNNGIAKQNMEEAVISLESIYNRTVGNYLIRVFFDAKADEIVNMYSDNSTSRNKNRLLEIVKKISPNNNSKWKDIK, encoded by the coding sequence ATGCGTAAACTTATATTCTTTTTTCTGTTATTATTTTCAGTTTCTGTACTAAAAGCGCAAGAATTGAATTGCTTGGTTACTGTAAACTACAACCAGGTACAAGGTTCAAATACCCAAGTTTTTAAAACATTAGAAAAATCTTTGTCAGAGTTTGTTAATCAAACAAAATGGACTAATAATGAAGTAAAGCCAGAAGAAAGAATAGATTGTGCTTTTACAATTATAATAACCTCTAGAGATGCAAATAATTTTAATGCAACTTTGCAAGTTCAATCTACAAGACCTGTTTTTGGGTCTACGTATGCAACACCTGTATTAAACTTAAAAGACAACGATTTTAATTTTAAATACAATGAGTTCGATCCTTTAATTTATAATAAAAACGCTTACGATAGTAATTTAGTTTCTACCATTGTTTTTTACGCAAATATTGTTTTAGGGGCAGATGGTGACACTTTTAAAAGAAATGGAGGAGAAGCATCTTTTAAAGAAGCAGAGAATGTAATGTTGCAAGCCCAACAAAGCGGAATAGCATCATGGCAAAATGTAGTAGGAAAACAAAATCGTTTTTTATTGATTGATAGTTTTTTATCCCCTAAACTCTCTGCATATAGAACTGCTAGTTACACCTATCATAGAAGAGGGTTAGATGAGTTTTCTTTAAACAATGGTATTGCTAAACAAAATATGGAAGAGGCTGTAATTTCTTTAGAAAGCATCTATAACAGAACTGTTGGTAATTATTTAATCCGTGTATTTTTTGATGCTAAAGCAGATGAAATTGTAAACATGTATTCTGATAATAGTACTTCTAGAAATAAAAATAGATTGCTTGAAATAGTGAAAAAAATATCTCCGAATAACAATTCTAAGTGGAAAGATATTAAGTAA